The Candidatus Koribacter versatilis Ellin345 genome has a segment encoding these proteins:
- a CDS encoding proline--tRNA ligase: MHRWSKLFIPTLREAPADAEVASHKFLVRAGYIRQLAAGIYSYLFLGNRSMNKIIGIVREEMDKIGQEYYLPALNPREIWEASGRWAVMGDNMFRLKDRKGAELCLGMTHEEIMTEIARKELRSYKQLPQIWYQIQTKFRDEPRPRSGLLRVRQFIMKDSYSFDIDAAGLDISYQKHHDAYCRIFDRCGLKYVVVHADSGAMGGSGSQEFMVYTDAGEDLVASCANCSYAANVEKATSKLEAIEDLVATADTPELVHTPGQKTIEQVAAYLGVSPKNKIKTLAYMMAAPKGAKDGREQALVVLLRGDHMLNEAKLGAAIKGREVRPMTEEEIQDLFHSPAGYLGPLNVEWAKTSEDTEKPLLLLDEALVSRKNLIAGANKEEYHVRNLTPGESFQFTGSADLRMVAEGEPCPNCGHALKVGKTVEIGHIFKLGYKYTDAMGARVLDKDGKEVMPIMGSYGIGMERILTASVEQSNDDNGFWLPAQIAPFEVVVTPTNVSDEKLAKGAEEIAAKLEAAGFDVILDDRDERPGVKFKDADLVGIPVRINVGKKFVEGKVEVIHRSTRESLDATIPEIVEKIAAWLKPSA, translated from the coding sequence ATGCATCGCTGGTCTAAGCTCTTCATCCCTACTCTGCGCGAGGCGCCTGCCGACGCCGAAGTCGCCAGCCATAAGTTCCTCGTTCGGGCCGGATACATCCGCCAATTAGCCGCAGGCATTTACTCGTACTTGTTCCTCGGGAACCGCTCGATGAACAAGATCATCGGTATCGTCCGCGAGGAGATGGACAAGATCGGCCAGGAATATTACCTGCCGGCGTTAAATCCCCGTGAGATATGGGAAGCCAGCGGGCGCTGGGCGGTGATGGGCGACAACATGTTCCGCCTCAAGGACCGTAAGGGGGCGGAGCTTTGCCTCGGCATGACCCACGAAGAGATCATGACCGAGATCGCGCGCAAGGAACTGCGCAGCTACAAGCAGTTGCCGCAGATCTGGTACCAGATCCAGACCAAGTTTCGCGACGAGCCTCGTCCGAGGTCGGGACTGCTGCGCGTGCGCCAGTTCATCATGAAGGATTCGTACTCGTTCGACATCGACGCCGCGGGTCTGGACATCAGCTACCAGAAGCACCATGACGCGTACTGCCGCATCTTCGACCGTTGCGGGTTGAAGTACGTCGTTGTACACGCGGATTCCGGCGCGATGGGCGGCTCTGGGTCTCAGGAATTCATGGTCTACACCGACGCCGGTGAAGACCTCGTTGCGAGCTGCGCGAACTGCAGTTACGCCGCGAATGTGGAGAAAGCCACATCGAAGCTGGAAGCCATCGAGGACCTCGTTGCTACGGCCGATACGCCCGAACTCGTTCATACGCCCGGGCAGAAGACGATTGAGCAAGTCGCCGCGTACCTTGGCGTCTCACCGAAGAACAAGATCAAGACGCTTGCCTACATGATGGCCGCTCCCAAGGGAGCCAAGGACGGAAGAGAGCAGGCCCTCGTCGTGCTCCTGCGAGGCGACCATATGCTCAACGAGGCAAAGCTCGGCGCTGCAATCAAGGGGCGCGAAGTTCGTCCGATGACGGAGGAAGAAATCCAGGATCTGTTCCATTCCCCTGCCGGATACCTTGGACCTCTCAATGTCGAATGGGCCAAGACCTCCGAAGATACCGAGAAACCTTTGCTGCTTTTGGATGAGGCACTGGTCAGTCGCAAGAACCTGATCGCAGGCGCGAACAAAGAGGAGTATCACGTTCGTAACCTCACCCCGGGCGAAAGCTTCCAGTTCACCGGCTCGGCTGACCTGCGGATGGTCGCGGAAGGCGAGCCTTGCCCGAACTGCGGACACGCCTTGAAGGTGGGCAAGACGGTCGAGATCGGCCACATCTTCAAGCTCGGCTACAAGTACACGGACGCTATGGGTGCCCGCGTTCTCGACAAGGATGGCAAGGAAGTCATGCCGATCATGGGCAGCTACGGCATTGGCATGGAGCGCATCTTGACGGCGTCAGTCGAGCAGTCCAACGACGATAACGGCTTCTGGCTGCCTGCCCAGATCGCCCCGTTCGAAGTCGTTGTTACCCCAACCAACGTCAGCGACGAAAAGCTGGCGAAAGGGGCTGAGGAGATCGCTGCAAAGCTGGAGGCTGCAGGGTTTGACGTCATCCTGGACGACCGCGACGAGCGGCCGGGTGTGAAGTTCAAGGATGCAGACTTGGTGGGTATCCCCGTCCGGATAAACGTGGGAAAGAAGTTCGTGGAGGGCAAAGTTGAGGTAATTCACCGCTCGACACGTGAGTCGCTCGATGCTACGATTCCGGAAATCGTTGAAAAGATAGCGGCTTGGTTGAAACCGAGTGCTTAA
- a CDS encoding DUF4845 domain-containing protein has protein sequence MSRIKAVFAFVIIIGVVYVCYVIGPPYFNNYQFQDDLNTEVRFMQNARKSDEEIKADIIKKATDNGIQLTPAQIRINLVGKTMTVEVNYSVHVELPGYSSDIQFHPVASNTLVM, from the coding sequence ATGAGCCGAATTAAGGCGGTGTTTGCGTTCGTCATTATCATCGGAGTGGTGTACGTGTGCTACGTCATCGGGCCGCCGTACTTTAACAACTACCAATTCCAGGATGACCTGAACACGGAAGTTCGTTTCATGCAGAACGCCCGTAAGTCGGATGAAGAAATCAAGGCCGATATCATCAAGAAGGCCACTGATAACGGGATCCAGCTTACGCCGGCGCAGATCAGAATCAACCTGGTCGGCAAAACGATGACGGTGGAAGTTAACTATTCGGTTCACGTGGAACTGCCGGGCTATTCCAGCGACATCCAATTTCATCCTGTCGCGTCGAACACGTTGGTTATGTAG
- a CDS encoding transglycosylase domain-containing protein: MSASKGKSRSQASAEGWRRYEREIRLGVAAFIVVCIVFFSVFTYYYVKYQRIVDRRMSGQIFAPSAKIYARPVELDVGDRASVSEIAADLRRSGYSDDAKGTDFGRFELRHGGIEIYPGPQSYHSSDSATIYIADGKVSRIAGGNGGDLSAYELEPQLVTALFQGEDRSKRQIVKFNEIPKVMVDAVLAIEDRRFFQHGGVNYYRLAEAGITDVLHHHRGQGGSTLTMQLSRGFFLTPEKTMKRKFTEMLIAIELEQRFSKQQIFELYANQVPMGQRGSYGISGFGEAARAYFNKDIKNLTLPEAALLAGLIQRPSYLSPYRHPERALDRRNLVLDSMVETGTITRDEADKAKATPLKLAAPNVEASDAPYFVDMVKDFLGSKYGETDINENQYRIYTSIDPELQKAAAEAVEVGIKGVDEQVLKARTKKVKVGTGKNAKTDTEVKPGPEAQVALVAIDPHTGEVLALVGGRNYGMSQLNHAIAKRPTGSIFKPFVYAAAMNTAITGDPAQAVTPASLVDDSPTTFMYGDQIYEPRNYKAEYHGQVTARYALAMSLNNATVKLAEQVGYDNVANLAKNAGIVSVKATPAMALGAYDATPLEMAGAYTVFANGGVRLSPTLVKSVRTTKGDVVDNFQAESRNVLDPRVAAVLTDMLQGPVNYGTGYTVRQRGFTAPAAGKTGTSHDAWFAGYTSNLLCIVWVGFDDYSDIKLSGAVAAAPVWAEFMKRAQKISQYEDMKGFGQPSGVVSVELDKVTNDLATPSCPETYTASFVAGTEPKETCDQALGDHRGILSKIFGGSGQQTVLPPPTTNGPVNNMPPAQTTTSAQQQQQDQNKKKKGFFGKIAGFFKSDGSDGQQSQQQNQTDPNNNGSASPH; the protein is encoded by the coding sequence TTGTCTGCCAGTAAGGGCAAGTCTCGCTCGCAGGCATCTGCAGAAGGATGGCGGCGCTACGAACGCGAAATCCGCCTCGGCGTCGCGGCGTTCATTGTTGTCTGCATCGTATTCTTCTCGGTCTTCACGTATTACTACGTCAAGTACCAGCGCATCGTCGATCGCCGCATGAGCGGGCAGATCTTCGCTCCTTCCGCGAAGATCTATGCGCGTCCGGTCGAACTCGATGTGGGGGATCGAGCATCCGTCAGCGAGATTGCCGCGGACCTGCGTCGATCGGGGTACTCCGATGACGCGAAGGGTACCGATTTCGGGCGCTTTGAATTGCGCCACGGCGGAATCGAAATTTATCCCGGGCCGCAGTCGTACCACAGCTCTGATTCCGCGACCATCTACATTGCCGATGGCAAAGTTTCGCGCATTGCCGGTGGAAACGGCGGCGACCTTTCAGCTTACGAACTCGAACCGCAACTCGTGACCGCGCTTTTCCAGGGAGAAGATCGGTCGAAGCGGCAGATCGTGAAGTTCAACGAGATACCTAAGGTGATGGTGGATGCTGTTCTCGCCATCGAAGACCGGCGTTTCTTCCAGCACGGCGGCGTGAATTATTACCGCCTTGCGGAAGCGGGGATCACTGACGTCTTGCATCATCACCGGGGCCAAGGTGGCTCAACGCTGACGATGCAGCTTTCTCGCGGGTTCTTCCTGACACCAGAGAAGACGATGAAGAGGAAGTTCACTGAGATGCTCATCGCTATTGAGCTTGAGCAGCGCTTCAGCAAGCAACAGATTTTCGAACTGTATGCCAACCAAGTTCCGATGGGACAGCGCGGTTCCTACGGCATCAGCGGCTTTGGTGAAGCTGCACGCGCGTACTTCAATAAGGACATCAAGAACCTCACTTTGCCGGAAGCCGCGTTGCTCGCCGGACTCATTCAGCGTCCAAGTTATCTTTCGCCTTATCGCCACCCGGAGCGCGCACTCGATCGCCGCAACCTGGTACTGGATTCGATGGTTGAGACCGGCACCATTACGCGCGACGAGGCTGACAAGGCAAAGGCGACGCCCCTGAAGCTCGCCGCGCCAAACGTGGAAGCCAGCGATGCTCCTTACTTCGTCGACATGGTGAAGGACTTCCTGGGATCGAAGTATGGCGAAACCGACATCAACGAGAACCAGTACCGGATCTACACCTCGATTGATCCCGAGTTGCAAAAGGCCGCGGCTGAAGCGGTGGAAGTCGGCATCAAAGGCGTTGACGAGCAGGTGTTGAAGGCGCGTACGAAGAAGGTGAAAGTCGGGACAGGGAAGAACGCGAAGACGGACACCGAAGTGAAGCCGGGACCGGAAGCCCAGGTGGCGCTCGTCGCGATTGATCCGCACACGGGCGAGGTGCTGGCTCTGGTCGGCGGACGCAACTATGGCATGAGCCAATTGAATCACGCGATCGCCAAGCGTCCGACTGGTTCGATCTTCAAGCCCTTTGTTTATGCGGCTGCGATGAATACCGCGATCACCGGCGATCCTGCGCAGGCAGTTACGCCGGCATCGCTGGTGGACGATTCGCCGACGACATTCATGTATGGCGACCAGATTTACGAGCCGCGTAACTACAAAGCCGAGTATCACGGTCAGGTCACCGCGCGCTATGCACTGGCGATGTCGTTGAACAACGCGACGGTGAAACTTGCCGAGCAGGTTGGGTATGACAACGTCGCGAACCTCGCGAAGAACGCCGGTATCGTCAGCGTAAAGGCGACGCCCGCCATGGCGCTCGGCGCCTATGACGCGACTCCACTTGAAATGGCGGGCGCGTATACGGTATTCGCCAACGGCGGCGTGCGTCTTTCGCCGACACTGGTAAAGAGCGTGCGCACGACGAAGGGCGATGTCGTAGACAACTTCCAGGCCGAGAGCCGCAATGTTCTCGATCCGCGCGTAGCGGCTGTCCTGACAGACATGCTGCAAGGACCGGTGAATTATGGCACCGGCTACACGGTCCGCCAGCGGGGATTTACGGCGCCCGCGGCAGGGAAGACCGGCACTTCACACGATGCCTGGTTCGCCGGCTACACCAGCAATCTTCTCTGCATTGTCTGGGTTGGATTCGACGACTATAGCGACATCAAACTTTCGGGTGCCGTCGCTGCCGCGCCTGTCTGGGCGGAATTTATGAAACGCGCTCAGAAGATTTCTCAGTACGAGGACATGAAGGGCTTCGGGCAGCCGTCGGGCGTGGTTTCAGTGGAACTCGACAAAGTGACCAACGATCTCGCGACGCCGTCGTGCCCGGAGACCTACACCGCATCGTTCGTCGCCGGAACAGAGCCGAAAGAAACCTGCGATCAAGCACTCGGAGACCACCGCGGCATACTGTCGAAAATCTTCGGAGGAAGCGGCCAGCAAACCGTGTTGCCACCACCCACGACCAACGGGCCCGTGAACAACATGCCGCCTGCGCAAACGACCACTTCCGCGCAGCAGCAACAACAGGATCAGAACAAAAAGAAGAAGGGATTCTTCGGCAAGATTGCAGGGTTCTTCAAGAGCGATGGCAGCGATGGTCAACAGTCGCAGCAGCAGAACCAAACCGATCCAAACAATAATGGAAGTGCCAGTCCGCATTAA
- a CDS encoding choice-of-anchor D domain-containing protein, translating to MSRSSIRWLTSVFSLSLLLSPALRAQNQADNQTHRVGEPFVIWELKHDVSPPLRDMARWSQPPHAKHEAEPVRRIPMPPFPPAQQDAVIQRQSLTTNLAASTGLNFEGLGNGQYGFTVNSAPPDTDGYVGTTQYVQEVNSSYAVFNKSTGALIAGPFGTNSLWSGFGGGCQSNDDGDGIVLFDKAAQRWVITQFSVSSTPYLECIAVSTSADATGTYTRYSFQYSNFPDYPKLGVWPDGYYMSFNMFNGTTNAFLGAQACVANRAKMIAGQTANQVCFQQSSSVGGLLPSDLDGATPPPTGAPDYYFTYGTNSLQMYKFHVDWTTTSNSTFTGPTNISVASFTPLCSGGTCVPQPSTTNKLDSLADRLMFRVAYRNFGSHESLAISHSVTGGVRWYEIQNPAGTPTVAQQGTFGPDGSTRWMPSVAMDQAGDMAIGYSVSSSSVSPSVRISGRVPTDPSGTLETETSVVAGAGSQNGTLTRWGDYSAMTVDPVDDCTFWFTEEYMKTTGTFNWNTRIVSFKFPGCGSSGPTGSVSPTSLTFASTTVGSTSASQPITLSNSSSTALSITSIAASGDFAQTNNCGSSLAANSSCTINVTFTPTATGTRTGTLTVSDNASNSPQTVSLTGTGASSGTPQATLSPTSLTFGSTNVGTTSAAQNITLTNGGSATLSISGIGISGDFAQSNNCGTSVGAGGSCTISVTFTPTTTGTRTGTLSVTDNATGSPQSAGLTGTGATGGGGGPQTALYSSTLKAPQCATVGSSCDSGTSLLNGRDTMSGGAEPNQPNTINSSCADGTSGTYHSDESVDRVQIATSDGTSFAPGKTVTVSATVWAYSTYTSDHLDLYYAANANSPTWTAIQTNITPAGSGARTITGTFTLPSGSLQAVRANFRYQGSASSCSTGAYDDHDDLVFAVGSAAPDYSLSASPSSVSVIQGSNANSTITVTPTGGFSGSVSLSASGLPAGVTAVFNPTSTTSTSTLTFTASSTATLGTSTVTITGTSGTTTHTTNVTLTVNSPGGGAQTAVYSSTLKAPQCASSGTSCDSGTSLLLGRGTMSGGTEVNHPNTINNSCTDGNSGTFHSDESNDRLVIASTDGTALTHGKTAKITATVWAWNTGSSDSLDLYYAANASSPTWVLIGTLTPTAGGQQTLSTTFTLPTGSVQAIRANFRYQGSASSCSTGSYDDHDDLVFAVQ from the coding sequence ATGTCTCGAAGCTCGATACGTTGGCTTACAAGTGTGTTTAGTCTCTCCCTCCTCCTCTCCCCCGCGCTCCGTGCGCAAAACCAGGCAGACAATCAGACTCATCGAGTCGGCGAACCATTCGTCATTTGGGAACTGAAGCACGACGTCTCGCCACCACTGCGCGACATGGCGCGCTGGTCGCAACCGCCTCACGCCAAACACGAAGCTGAACCGGTGCGCAGGATTCCAATGCCGCCATTTCCGCCAGCACAGCAGGACGCCGTGATCCAGCGGCAATCGCTGACCACGAATCTTGCCGCCAGCACAGGCTTGAACTTTGAAGGCCTTGGCAACGGCCAATATGGATTCACGGTCAACAGTGCTCCGCCCGATACAGACGGATACGTCGGCACCACGCAGTACGTGCAGGAAGTAAACAGCTCGTATGCGGTGTTCAATAAATCCACCGGCGCGCTGATTGCGGGGCCATTTGGGACTAACTCTTTGTGGAGTGGCTTCGGCGGCGGTTGCCAATCGAACGATGACGGCGACGGCATCGTGCTTTTCGATAAGGCTGCGCAGCGCTGGGTCATCACCCAGTTCTCGGTGTCGAGCACCCCGTACTTGGAGTGCATAGCGGTTTCGACCTCGGCGGACGCGACCGGCACGTACACCCGCTACTCGTTCCAATACTCCAACTTCCCGGACTACCCGAAGCTTGGTGTATGGCCCGACGGCTACTACATGTCGTTCAACATGTTCAACGGAACGACGAATGCGTTCCTTGGCGCCCAGGCTTGCGTTGCCAACCGCGCCAAGATGATCGCCGGCCAGACCGCGAACCAAGTCTGCTTCCAGCAGAGCTCTTCGGTCGGCGGGTTGTTGCCTTCGGATCTCGACGGCGCGACGCCTCCACCGACCGGAGCACCCGACTATTACTTCACCTACGGAACCAATTCGCTCCAGATGTACAAGTTCCACGTGGATTGGACGACAACGTCGAACTCGACATTCACGGGCCCGACGAACATCAGCGTTGCTTCCTTCACCCCGCTTTGCAGCGGCGGCACTTGCGTTCCGCAGCCGAGCACGACGAACAAACTGGACTCACTCGCCGATCGCTTAATGTTCCGCGTGGCTTATCGCAACTTCGGTTCACATGAATCGTTGGCGATCAGCCATTCCGTAACGGGCGGCGTGCGCTGGTACGAAATCCAAAACCCGGCAGGAACACCCACCGTAGCGCAGCAGGGAACGTTCGGTCCTGACGGCAGTACACGCTGGATGCCGAGCGTTGCAATGGACCAGGCTGGCGACATGGCCATCGGTTACAGCGTGTCCAGTTCGTCGGTATCGCCATCGGTGCGCATTAGCGGCCGCGTGCCGACCGATCCTTCCGGCACTCTGGAAACAGAAACCAGCGTGGTAGCGGGCGCGGGATCGCAGAACGGAACACTTACCCGCTGGGGCGACTATAGCGCGATGACGGTGGACCCGGTGGACGACTGTACCTTCTGGTTCACGGAAGAGTACATGAAGACCACGGGAACCTTTAACTGGAACACGCGTATCGTTTCGTTCAAGTTTCCCGGTTGCGGTTCGAGTGGTCCCACGGGATCGGTCAGCCCGACGAGTCTGACTTTCGCGAGCACGACGGTCGGCAGCACGAGCGCTTCCCAACCCATAACCCTCAGCAATAGCAGTTCCACCGCGTTGAGCATTACCAGCATCGCGGCGAGCGGCGACTTTGCGCAAACCAACAATTGCGGTAGTTCACTGGCCGCAAACTCCTCGTGCACCATCAACGTTACGTTTACTCCAACTGCCACTGGCACACGGACGGGAACTCTCACCGTCAGTGATAACGCAAGCAATTCACCGCAGACGGTGAGCCTCACAGGAACCGGCGCGAGCAGCGGTACGCCGCAAGCAACGCTGAGTCCGACGAGCCTCACTTTCGGCAGCACAAATGTCGGCACCACCAGCGCAGCGCAGAACATCACGCTGACGAATGGAGGATCCGCTACGCTGAGCATCAGCGGTATCGGTATCAGCGGCGACTTTGCCCAGTCCAACAACTGCGGTACTTCGGTTGGTGCAGGTGGAAGTTGCACCATCAGCGTAACTTTCACTCCCACGACGACGGGCACGCGTACCGGCACGCTCTCGGTTACGGACAACGCCACTGGCAGTCCGCAATCGGCAGGCCTGACGGGCACGGGTGCAACCGGCGGTGGAGGTGGTCCGCAGACCGCGCTCTACAGCAGCACATTGAAAGCGCCGCAGTGCGCGACGGTTGGCTCCTCGTGCGACTCCGGTACTTCGCTGCTGAACGGTCGCGACACGATGTCGGGGGGCGCCGAGCCGAACCAGCCGAACACGATCAACAGCTCGTGTGCGGATGGTACGTCGGGCACCTACCACTCGGATGAGTCCGTTGATCGCGTGCAGATCGCGACCAGCGATGGCACCTCGTTCGCACCGGGCAAGACTGTGACGGTCAGTGCTACGGTGTGGGCCTACAGCACATATACCTCCGACCACTTGGATCTCTACTACGCGGCGAACGCTAACAGCCCGACGTGGACAGCGATCCAGACCAATATCACTCCCGCCGGCAGCGGTGCACGGACGATCACCGGTACTTTCACGTTGCCTTCGGGCAGCTTGCAGGCGGTACGTGCCAACTTCCGCTACCAGGGATCCGCGTCATCCTGCAGTACCGGCGCCTACGACGATCATGATGATCTCGTGTTCGCCGTTGGCTCGGCGGCCCCGGACTACTCTCTCTCTGCTTCTCCGAGCAGCGTGAGTGTGATCCAGGGTTCGAACGCAAACAGCACGATCACCGTGACGCCAACGGGTGGCTTCAGCGGATCGGTTTCGTTGTCTGCCTCCGGCTTGCCGGCCGGCGTGACCGCGGTCTTCAATCCGACGAGCACCACCAGCACGAGCACGTTGACGTTCACCGCAAGCAGTACAGCCACGCTGGGCACTTCCACGGTGACGATCACGGGAACGTCCGGCACCACTACTCACACAACCAATGTCACGCTGACGGTGAATTCACCGGGCGGCGGTGCACAAACGGCGGTCTACAGCAGCACACTGAAAGCGCCGCAATGCGCTTCCAGCGGAACATCGTGCGATTCAGGTACGTCACTGTTACTCGGACGCGGCACGATGTCGGGTGGCACGGAAGTGAACCATCCCAACACGATCAACAACTCGTGTACTGACGGCAACTCAGGCACCTTCCACTCCGACGAATCGAACGATCGACTTGTGATCGCTTCGACCGATGGAACCGCGTTGACCCACGGCAAGACCGCGAAGATTACTGCGACGGTCTGGGCGTGGAACACCGGTTCCTCCGACTCTCTCGACCTGTACTACGCTGCCAACGCCAGCAGTCCGACTTGGGTGCTGATTGGAACACTCACGCCGACCGCGGGCGGACAGCAGACGTTGTCCACCACATTCACTCTGCCGACCGGAAGCGTGCAGGCAATTCGAGCGAACTTCCGTTACCAGGGATCCGCATCGTCGTGTAGCACCGGTTCCTACGACGATCACGACGACTTGGTGTTCGCGGTGCAATAA
- a CDS encoding efflux RND transporter periplasmic adaptor subunit produces MKTSSIQLQQVPQVGEFVATVKSRRSASIQPQVDGSLTRILVKSGDSVRAGQVLMTIDPLKQQATVDQQRSTEAQKKATLDYNERELERQKALFESGVTSKRDYEIALQNYQNSKADWEASTAARVTQQRQLAYYNLTAPFAGIVGDIPVHIGDYVSPQTLLTTVDENAELEAYIYIPTDRTADIRMGLPVQIVTSKGELIEATKVDFISPQVDNALQGILVKAPLHGSLEKFRNAQLIKARVVWNTSPTPTVPVLAVTRIGGQPFVYVAAQTDKGTVAKQRSVVLGDTVGNDYAVTSGLQPGDKVIVSGIQFLADGVPVQPIS; encoded by the coding sequence GTGAAAACCAGTTCAATTCAGCTGCAGCAGGTGCCGCAAGTGGGCGAATTCGTAGCGACCGTGAAATCGCGGCGTTCCGCCAGCATTCAACCGCAAGTGGATGGCTCGCTGACAAGAATCCTGGTGAAGTCCGGGGACAGCGTGCGCGCCGGACAAGTCCTGATGACGATCGATCCGCTGAAGCAACAGGCGACCGTTGACCAGCAGCGCAGCACCGAGGCCCAGAAAAAGGCCACGCTCGATTACAACGAGCGCGAACTGGAGCGCCAGAAGGCCCTGTTTGAATCGGGCGTGACCAGCAAACGCGATTATGAAATTGCGCTGCAGAACTATCAGAACTCCAAGGCTGACTGGGAAGCCTCGACGGCAGCTCGCGTCACCCAGCAGCGGCAGCTCGCGTATTACAACCTGACTGCGCCTTTCGCCGGGATCGTGGGCGATATTCCCGTTCACATTGGCGATTACGTTTCGCCCCAAACGCTGCTTACAACGGTGGATGAGAACGCGGAACTCGAGGCCTACATCTACATCCCAACCGACCGCACTGCCGACATCCGCATGGGTTTGCCCGTGCAAATCGTTACCAGCAAGGGAGAACTCATCGAAGCAACCAAGGTGGATTTCATCTCGCCCCAAGTGGATAACGCATTGCAGGGCATCCTGGTGAAAGCTCCTCTTCACGGTTCGTTGGAAAAGTTCCGTAATGCCCAGCTGATCAAGGCGCGCGTGGTGTGGAACACTTCGCCAACTCCCACAGTTCCTGTGCTTGCGGTCACGCGGATCGGCGGCCAGCCGTTCGTCTATGTCGCAGCACAGACGGACAAGGGAACTGTCGCGAAACAACGCTCGGTTGTATTGGGCGACACCGTTGGGAATGACTACGCGGTTACGAGTGGTCTGCAACCCGGCGACAAAGTGATCGTCTCTGGGATCCAGTTCCTCGCAGACGGCGTACCGGTGCAACCGATCAGTTAG